The proteins below are encoded in one region of Drosophila santomea strain STO CAGO 1482 chromosome 2R, Prin_Dsan_1.1, whole genome shotgun sequence:
- the LOC120447049 gene encoding kinesin-like protein KIF13B isoform X10, with protein sequence MASDKIKVAVRVRPFNRREIELDTKCIVEMEKQQTILQNPPTLEKIERKQPKTFAFDHCFYSSNPEDENFASQETVFDCVGRGILDNAFQGYNACIFAYGQTGSGKSYTMMGSQESKGIIPRLCDQLFSAIANKSTPELMYKVEVSYMEIYNEKVHDLLDPKPNKQSLKVREHNVMGPYVDGLSQLAVTSYQDIDNLMTEGNKSRTVAATNMNAESSRSHAVFSVVLTQILTDQATGVSGEKVSRMSLVDLAGSERAVKTGAVGDRLKEGSNINKSLTTLGLVISKLADQSNGKKSGNDKFVPYRDSVLTWLLKDNLGGNSRTVMVATISPSADNYEETLSTLRYADRAKRIVNHAVVNEDPNARIIRELRHEVETLRSMLKHATGSPVGDVQDKLAESENLMKQISQTWEEKLVKTERIQNERQQALEKMGISVQASGIKVEKNKYYLVNLNADPSLNELLVYYLKDRTLIGGRSISGQQPDIQLSGLGIQPEHCVITIEDSGLYMEPVQGARCFVNGSAAVEKTPLQNGDRILWGNHHFFRVNSPKSNNTSMCASEPQTPAQLIDYNFARDEIMQNELSNDPIQTAIARLERQHEEDKQVALEKQRQEYERQFQQLRNILSPSTPYAPYAPYDPLRMGKITPNTPTSQMRVEKWAQERDEMFRRSLGQLKTDIMRANSLVQEANFLAEEMEKKTKFSVTLQIPPANLSPNRRRGAFVSEPAILVKRTNSGSQIWTMEKLENKLIDMREMYQEHKERVLNGLPLIEPFSDDEFDDKDEDNAKPQDPFYESQENHNLIGVANIFLEVLFHDVKLDYHTPIISQQGEVAGRLQVEIERIAGQMPQDRMCESVSESSGDSRDEYDDPVDPSSNQITCRVTIKCASGLPLSLSNFVFCQYTFWGHQEMVVPVINAESTAHDQNMVFKFEHTQDFTVTINEEFLEHCIEGALSIEVWGHRSAGFSKTKGWEVEQQQAKARSLVDRWAELSRKIELWVEIHELNDNGEYSPVEVTNRNEVLTGGIYQLRQGQQRRVNVRVKPVQNSGTLPIICQSIVNVAIGSVTVRSRLQRPLDSYQEEDLTVLREKWSEALGRRRQYLDQQIQMLIKKEEKNEQERERELSLVHQWVSLTEERNAVLVPAPGSGIPGAPASWEPPSGMEPHVPVLFLNLNGDDLSAQNTNDELSVAGINSILSKEHGHKFYTLQILQHLDKDVCCVASWDSSMHDSQALNRVTEANERVYLILRTTVRLSHPAPMDLVLRKRLSINIKKGQTLTDRLKKFRLVRGENAIWQSGVTYEVVSNIPKASEELEDRESLAQLAASGDDCSASDGETYIEKYTRGVSAVESILTLDRLRQNVAVKELETAHGQPLSMRKTVSVPNFSQIMRFDASMESLLNVGRSESFADLNNSALGNKFTPAGHSPAGAGGVIRSRHSFGGKGSSDDSPGKAFGIASPATSKLLGMRMTTLHEEPLGGHRSLDEEPEDSYSDSEYAAEYEQERQQNKSMATRSRLTASKTMDSFMDVSSHSNQSYLSYTSSANTNMKHLTGLATLSMSSSTSSGYGSQAVSCNNLSNEDIASMRSMSIDETPDFDRVNSNSPPNRLARVNPFLKDMPKAKIQEQPEPQAKKLQEAFTHPLEQLEARENAQSDEDECAQLPKNNNNNEDLVKEPNQPAGQTEMEEAEPQPESRTEFATDNQNGNRSSDELSHSSEDLLEGDGIVREELPAGKVVRRKKSNTQPPTNGNSINNNNNSTSQAPRINHRASVAKMEGLAAYMDSSIMTSSTEVDEESKDVEVVLPEWIEVGESVVIRPYNTSGVIRFVGTTEFQPGAWIGVELDTPTGKNDGSVKGVQYFQCKPKHGMFVRSDKLMLDKRGKAMRAYKAAEKSNSISKEMSTSMTGSMTRSKSRGDSLNLSARK encoded by the exons aTGGCGAGTGATAAGATCAAAGTCGCCGTAAGGGTGCGACCCTTCAATCGCCGAG AAATCGAACTGGATACGAAATGTATCgtagaaatggaaaaacagCAGACTATTCTGCAGAATCCGCCAACACTGGAGAAAATCGAAAG AAAACAACCAAAGACATTTGCATTCGATCACTGCTTTTACTCATCGAACCCCGAGGACGAGAACTTTGCGTCCCAGGAGACTGTGTTCGATTGCGTGGGACGTGGAATTCTGGATAATGCATTCCAGGGCTATAATGCGTGCATATTCGCTTACGGCCAGACAG GTTCTGGCAAGTCCTACACGATGATGGGCTCCCAGGAGAGCAAGGGCATCATTCCACGTCTGTGTGACCAGCTCTTCTCGGCCATAGCAAACAAATCCACACCAGAGCTTATGTACAAGGTGGAGGTGTCCTACATGGAGATTTATAACGAGAAGGTCCACGATCTGCTCGATCCCAAGCCGAACAAACAGTCGCTCAAGGTACGCGAGCATAATGTAATGGGCCCGTATGTGGACGGACTGTCGCAGCTGGCTGTGACATCCTATCAGGATATCGACAACCTGATGACCGAGGGCAACAAGTCGCGAACGGTGGCCGCCACCAATATGAACGCCGAGTCGTCGCGCTCCCACGCCGTCTTCTCGGTGGTCCTCACGCAGATACTCACGGATCAGGCGACGGGCGTGAGCGGCGAGAAGGTGTCCCGCATGTCCCTGGTGGATTTGGCTGGCTCCGAGCGGGCTGTGAAAACGGGAGCTGTTGGCGATCGTCTCAAGGAAGGCTCCAACATCAACAA ATCTCTGACCACACTTGGCCTGGTCATCTCCAAGCTGGCCGATCAATCCAATGGCAAGAAGAGCGGTAACGACAAATTCGTTCCCTACCGCGATTCCGTGCTCACCTGGCTGCTAAAGGACAACTTGGGTGGCAACTCCAGGACTGTAATGGTAGCGACAATCTCGCCGTCAGCAGATAATTACGAGGAGACGCTTTCCACGCTGCGTTATGCAGATCGAGCCAAGCGCATTGTTAACCACGCTGTTGTCAACGAAGATCCCAATGCCCGCATCATTCGTGAGCTGCGACACGAGGTGGAGACCCTCAGAAGTATGCTGAAACATGCCACTGGTTCACCGGTGGGCGATGTGCAGGATAAGCTAGCGGAGAGCGAGAACCTGATGAAACAGATTTCGCAGACTTGGGAGGAGAAGCTGGTTAAGACAGAACGCATTCAGAACGAACGGCAGCAGGCTCTAGAGAAAATGGGCATTAGTGTACAGGCCAGTGGCATCAAGGTAGAGAAGAACAAGTACTACTTGGTCAATTTAAATGCCGATCCGTCCCTCAACGAGTTGCTGGTCTACTATCTGAAG GATCGCACACTGATTGGTGGACGCAGTATCAGTGGCCAGCAGCCGGATATACAACTTTCCGGTCTCGGAATTCAGCCCGAACACTGTGTGATCACCATCGAAGATAGTGGACTATATATGGAGCCAGTGCAGGGAGCGCGCTGCTTTGTCAACGGATCTGCTGCTGTCGAAAAGACACCACTCCAGAACGGCGACCGTATCCTGTGGGGCAACCACCACTTTTTCCGCGTCAACTCGCCGAAGAGTAACAACACTAGTATGTGCGCCTCGGAGCCCCAGACGCCGGCGCAACTGATTGATTACAATTTCGCACGCGATGAGATTATGCAGAACGAACTGAGCAACGACCCTATCCAGACGGCCATTGCTCGACTGGAACGCCAGCACGAGGAAGATAAGCAGGTGGCGCTTGAAAAACAACGTCAGGAGTACGAGCGTCAGTTCCAGCAGCTGCGCAATATTCTGTCGCCTAGTACACCGTATGCTCCTTACGCTCCTTACGATCCACTGCGCATGGGCAAGATTACCCCAAATACTCCCACCTCGCAGATGCGGGTGGAAAAGTGGGCACAG GAACGAGATGAGATGTTCCGTCGCAGTTTGGGTCAGCTGAAAACGGATATTATGCGTGCGAATTCCCTGGTCCAGGAGGCCAACTTTTTGGCCGAGGAGATGGAGAAGAAGACCAAGTTTTCAGTCACTCTGCAGATTCCGCCAGCCAATCTGAGTCCCAACAGAAGGCGTGGGGCATTTGTCAGCGAACCCGCTATTCTGGTGAAGCGCACAAACTCCGGTAGCCAGATCTGGACGATGGAGAAGCTGGAAAACAAGCTGATTGACATGCGCGAGATGTACCAGGAGCACAAGGAGCGCGTTTTAAACGGATTG CCCCTTATAGAGCCATTCTCAGACGACGAGTTCGATGACAAG GACGAGGATAATGCCAAGCCACAGGATCCGTTTTACGAGTCGCAAGAGAACCACAATCTCATTGGCGTGGCAAATATATTCCTGGAGGTTCTGTTTCATGACGTCAAGCTGGACTACCACACGCCGATCATCAGCCAGCAAGGCGAGGTAGCGGGTCGTCTACAGGTGGAGATCGAACGGATTGCCGGCCAAATGCCACAAGACCGCATGTGCGAGTCCGTCTCAGAATCGTCTGGCGATTCACGGGACGAGTACGATGACCCGGTGGATCCCTCATCCAATCAGATTACCTGCCGTGTGACGATCAAGTGCGCCAGTGGACTGCCATTATCGCTCTCCAACTTTGTCTTCTGCCAGTACACTTTTTGGGGTCACCAAGAGATGGTTGTCCCGGTTATCAATGCCGAATCAACGGCGCACGACCAGAACATGGTGTTTAAGTTCGAACACACCCAGGACTTCACGGTTACCATAAACGAAGAGTTTTTGGAGCACTGCATAGAAGGAGCTCTGTCCATCGAGGTGTGGGGCCATCGCAGTGCCGGCTTCTCCAAGACAAAGGGCTGGGaagtggagcagcagcaagccAAGGCCCGTTCCCTGGTCGATCGCTGGGCGGAGCTGTCGCGGAAGATCGAGCTTTGGGTGGAGATCCACGAGCTTAATGACAACGGCGAATATTCGCCTGTAGAGGTGACCAATCGCAACGAGGTCTTAACCGGTGGCATTTACCAGTTGCGTCAGGGTCAGCAACGGCGTGTAAATGTACGAGTGAAGCCGGTGCAGAACTCTGGCACCTTGCCCATTATCTGCCAGTCGATTGTGAACGTTGCCATTGGCAGTGTGACAGTGCGATCTCGGCTGCAGCGACCACTGGATTCTTACCAGGAGGAAGATCTCACCGTGCTGCGCGAGAAGTGGAGCGAAGCACTGGGACGAAGACGTCAATATCTTGATCAACAAATCCAAATGCTTATAAAGAAGGAGGAGAAGAACGAGCAGGAGCGAGAGAGGGAGCTAAGCTTGGTTCATCAGTGGGTCTCGTTGACGGAGGAGCGCAATGCGGTGCTGGTGCCAGCTCCTGGCTCAGGCATTCCCGGAGCACCTGCCTCATGGGAGCCACCGTCCGGCATGGAGCCCCATGTGCCCGTCCTCTTCCTCAACCTTAACGGCGACGATTTGTCGGCACAGAACACCAACGATGAGCTCTCCGTCGCGGGCATTAATTCCATTCTGTCCAAGGAGCATGGACATAAGTTCTACACGCTGCAAATCCTGCAGCACCTGGATAAGGACGTGTGCTGTGTGGCCAGCTGGGACTCTTCGATGCACGACAGTCAAGCCCTGAACCGTGTCACTGAGGCCAACGAGCGGGTCTACCTTATTCTGCGCACCACGGTACGCCTTTCGCATCCAGCGCCCATGGATCTCGTGCTCCGCAAGCGACTGAGCATTAACATCAAGAAGGGACAGACGCTAACCGACCGCCTTAAGAAATTCCGACTCGTGCGGGGAGAGAATGCCATCTGGCAGAGCGGCGTCACCTATGAGGTGGTCTCTAACATTCCAAAGGCTTCCGAGGAGTTGGAGGACCGCGAGTCCCTTGCGCAATTGGCGGCCAGCGGAGATGATTGCTCCGCAAGTGATGGCGAAACCTACATAG AGAAATACACGCGCGGTGTTTCGGCGGTGGAGAGCATACTGACTCTGGATCGACTGCGGCAGAATGTGGCGGTCAAGGAGCTGGAAACGGCACATGGTCAGCCGCTCAGCATGCGCAAGACCGTCAGTGTGCCGAACTTCTCACAG ATTATGCGCTTCGATGCATCGATGGAGTCGCTGCTGAATGTGGGACGATCCGAGTCCTTTGCCGATCTCAATAACAGCGCTTTAGGCAACAAGTTTACTCCAG CAGGTCACAGTCCAGCGGGAGCAGGCGGAGTCATCCGAAGTCGCCACAGCTTTGGAGGCAAAGGAAGCAGCGATGATTCTCCCGGAAAAGCCTTTGGAATTG CTTCGCCAGCTACTAGTAAGCTGCTGGGCATGCGCATGACCACGTTGCACGAGGAGCCACTGGGCGGACACAGATCTCTCGACGAAGAGCCTGAGGATAGCTACAGCGACTCGGAGTACGCTGCCGAGTACGAGCAGGAGcggcagcaaaacaaaagcatggCCACGCGATCCCGCCTCACGGCTTCCAAGACCATGGACTCATTCATGGACGTCAGCAGCCATTCGAACCAGAGCTACTTGAGTTACACGTCCAGTGCCAACACTAACATGAAGCATCTGACCGGCTTGGCGACGCTGAGCATGAGCTCATCCACCAGCAGTGGCTATGGTTCTCAGGCTGTCTCCTGCAACAATCTGAGCAACGAGGATATTGCTTCAATGCGTTCCATGAGCATTGATGAGACTCCAG ATTTCGATCGAGTCAACTCGAACTCGCCACCGAACCGGCTGGCACGAGTTAACCCCTTCCTTAAGGACATGCCCAAAGCTAAAATACAAGAGCAACCAGAGCCGCAGGCCAAGAAGCTGCAGGAAGCATTCACGCATCCGTTGGAGCAGCTGGAGGCCAGGGAAAACGCACAAAGTGACGAAGATGAATGCGCGCAACTGCCAaagaataacaacaacaacgaggaCTTGGTAAAGGAGCCGAATCAACCTGCAGGCCAAACGGAGATGGAAGAAGCTGAACCGCAACCTGAATCACGAACGGAGTTTGCCACAGACAATCAGAACGGCAACAGGTCCTCCGACGAGTTAAGCCACAGTTCCGAGGATCTGCTCGAAGGCGATGGCATCGTCCGGGAAGAGTTGCCCGCCGGAAAGGTGGTGCGGCGCAAGAAGTCCAACACCCAGCCCCCGACCAATGGCAACAgcataaataacaacaacaacagcacaaGCCAGGCACCACGCATCAATCACCGGGCATCGGTGGCCAAAATGGAGGGTCTGGCCGCATACATGGACTCTAGCATTATGACCAGCAGCACAGAAGTTGATG AGGAAAGCAAGGATGTGGAAGTGGTTCTGCCCGAGTGGATTGAGGTGGGCGAGTCAGTGGTAATCCGACCCTATAACACCAGCGGCGTCATCCGCTTTGTGGGGACCACGGAATTCCAACCCGGTGCTTGGATTGGCGTTGAATTGGACACACCGACGGGCAAAAACGACGGCAGCGTGAAGGGCGTTCAGTATTTCCAGTGCAAGCCCAAGCACGGCATGTTTGTGCGCTCCGATAAGTTGATGCTGGACAAGCGTGGCAAGGCGATGCGAGCCTACAAGGCCGCCGAGaagagcaacagcatcagcaaaG AGATGAGTACCTCGATGACTGGTTCGATGACACGATCCAAGAGCCGCGGCGATTCGCTAAACCTTTCGGCGCGTAAATGA